A DNA window from Pseudomonas resinovorans NBRC 106553 contains the following coding sequences:
- a CDS encoding long-chain fatty acid--CoA ligase encodes MTTQQPPTDLPSIPALLAWRASHTPDWPAAQVQETGGWRSLDWGEVARRSEAYARALLVAGVEPGDRVAIWSRTRLEWSLLDFAVLSVGAVSVGLYPSLAPAQALQQLQRADCKLLFVEHSIQALPLAHQDLRIICLDEPAPDSGHQGLGAFLTPFADIPPERVRQRWQALNRDALANLVFTSGTTGEPKAAMLSHGNLLASISAYPLPPQRYTGLAFLPMAHVGERVIGHYQRLWCGAQAAFVPDINDVPRALAEVRPDFFGSVPRLYEKLHGAAMAQRDAMPAGKRRLLDWALRTGLQQARGERQGGLALLLARRLVLDKLRQRLFGARIQVLVSGGAPLDPQLVEFFSVLGLPLCEGWGMSESTAFLTSNEGGRDKAGSVGRAVPGVELRIADDGEVLARGPLVFQGYFRNPEKTAETFTQDGWLRSGDLGRLDDQGYLWLTGRKKEIIITAGGKNIAPAPIEARLKQHPLVDQALVHGDRRKYLSALLALDPQLLEAWARRNDLPGGPADWLQAPILLADLQAHVDAVNAELSQVERLKAWALLPRPLSQEQDELTPTQKLKRPVVERRFAELLDGMYG; translated from the coding sequence ATGACCACACAGCAACCACCCACCGATCTGCCCAGCATTCCCGCCCTGCTCGCCTGGCGCGCCAGCCACACACCGGACTGGCCAGCCGCCCAGGTACAGGAAACGGGTGGCTGGCGAAGCCTCGACTGGGGCGAGGTCGCCCGCCGCAGCGAAGCCTACGCCCGGGCGCTGCTCGTCGCCGGCGTGGAGCCCGGCGACCGGGTGGCGATCTGGAGCCGCACCCGCCTGGAATGGAGCCTGCTGGACTTCGCCGTGCTCAGCGTCGGCGCCGTCAGCGTCGGGCTGTATCCGAGCCTTGCGCCGGCCCAGGCGCTCCAGCAATTGCAACGGGCCGACTGCAAACTGCTGTTCGTCGAGCACTCCATCCAGGCACTCCCCCTGGCCCACCAGGACCTGCGGATCATCTGCCTCGACGAGCCCGCGCCGGATAGCGGGCACCAGGGCCTCGGCGCCTTCCTCACGCCATTCGCCGACATCCCCCCGGAGCGGGTCCGGCAACGCTGGCAGGCGCTGAATCGCGATGCCCTGGCCAACCTGGTGTTCACCTCCGGCACCACCGGCGAGCCCAAGGCGGCGATGCTCAGCCATGGCAACCTGCTCGCTTCCATCAGCGCCTATCCCTTGCCGCCGCAACGCTATACCGGCCTGGCCTTCCTGCCGATGGCCCACGTCGGCGAGCGGGTGATCGGCCACTACCAGCGCCTCTGGTGCGGTGCCCAGGCCGCCTTTGTTCCGGACATCAACGATGTACCCAGGGCACTGGCCGAGGTGCGGCCGGACTTCTTCGGCAGCGTACCGCGCCTGTACGAAAAGCTGCATGGCGCGGCCATGGCCCAGCGCGACGCCATGCCGGCCGGCAAACGGCGCCTGCTGGACTGGGCGCTGCGCACCGGCCTGCAACAGGCCCGAGGCGAACGCCAGGGCGGACTGGCGTTGCTGCTGGCCCGGCGGCTGGTGCTCGACAAGCTGCGCCAGCGCCTGTTCGGCGCGCGCATCCAGGTTCTGGTGAGCGGTGGCGCACCGCTGGACCCGCAGCTGGTGGAGTTCTTCTCCGTGCTCGGCCTGCCGCTCTGCGAAGGCTGGGGCATGTCCGAATCCACCGCGTTCCTGACCAGCAACGAGGGCGGCCGGGACAAGGCCGGCTCGGTGGGCCGTGCGGTGCCCGGCGTCGAGCTGCGCATCGCCGATGACGGTGAGGTGCTGGCACGCGGCCCCCTGGTGTTCCAGGGCTACTTCCGCAATCCGGAGAAGACCGCCGAGACCTTCACCCAGGACGGCTGGCTGCGCAGCGGTGATCTCGGCCGGCTCGACGACCAGGGCTATCTCTGGCTCACAGGACGCAAGAAGGAAATCATCATCACCGCCGGCGGCAAGAACATCGCGCCAGCGCCCATCGAGGCACGCCTCAAGCAGCACCCACTGGTGGACCAGGCGCTGGTGCATGGCGACCGGCGCAAGTACCTCAGCGCCCTGCTCGCCCTCGACCCGCAGCTTCTGGAGGCCTGGGCCCGGCGCAACGACCTGCCGGGCGGGCCGGCCGACTGGCTGCAGGCGCCAATCCTGCTGGCGGACCTGCAGGCCCATGTCGACGCGGTGAACGCGGAGCTGTCCCAGGTCGAGCGACTCAAGGCCTGGGCCCTGCTGCCACGCCCGCTGAGCCAGGAGCAGGACGAACTGACGCCGACCCAGAAGCTCAAGCGCCCGGTGGTGGAACGGCGTTTCGCCGAGCTGCTGGATGGGATGTATGGCTAA